GGTTTTGGCGACGGTCCTCAAATGTGACAGATTCTTGCTCGGTAACCTGTTTCATAAGATTGCTCCTTGATTAAATATTTACCAAGCAAAACGTAGGTTACATTTTTTGGTAATGTGTGAAAATTTAATATCTGCAACGATTATTTCTGTCATTTGTCGCAAAACATTTCTACTGTTCTGATTATGGGAGTTGTACGAGAAAATCAGCACAAATGACCTTTGCAGGATTTGGGGGAGTCAATCTCAGCCCGGGATACTCCTGTCAGAAATACCATCGGCAGTAATTTTTGGGTTCTTTGGCTTACGCGACAATTCTCGTTATATTACAAGTATTCGGATCATGAGTATTCTTCCTGTCATGCTGCAGCGAACGGGAGGGATCTCTATCACCGACGAATAATTAAGACGATTCAGGCTCAGAAATGAAAGATGGATGTTTTATGGATACAAAAGTTGCAATTTTGGGTGGTGGAGGGATGGCAACTGCCTGCGCAACGTTGCTCACGGAATCTTCAGAGATTGATGTTTCCATGTGGGTTCGCAAACCTGCTGTCGCGGAAGATCTGAGAACACACCGTGAAAACAAAAGATTGCTCCCCGGCGTCACATTTTCCGAAACCATCCATGTGACGTCAGACATTGATGAAGCAGTAGCAGACGCCGATTTTCTGGTGGTGGCGATTCCCACCGAATTTCTGCGTGCCGCTTTGCACACGCTGGCGCCCCATCTCCAGAATGGAACTCCCGTCATCAGTGTGATCAAAGGAATTGAAAAAGAAACCTTTTATCGCCCCAGTGAAATTATCGCCGACGTACTGGGCCCCCGCCCTGTTGTCGCATTGGGAGGCCCTAGCCATGCGGAAGAAATCGCCCGCCGTCTGCCGGCCAGTGTTGTCGCTGCCAGCGGTGACATTCAGCTTGCCAAACAAACCCAGAAACTGTTCAGCACAGAACGATTTCGTGTTTACACGAACGTCGATATTGTCGGAGTCGAATTAGCTGGCGCATTAAAGAATGTGATTGCGATCGCTGCCGGCATCTGCGACGGAGGCAAATACGGTGATAATGCCAAGTCGGCGATCATGACCCGTGGTCTGGTGGAAATGAACCGCTTCGGTTCGGCACTGGGTGCGGAACCGGCTACCTTCTCCGGACTGGCTGGCGTTGGCGACCTGATCACCACCTGTATGAGTCCGTTTGGCCGCAATCGAAGCTTGGGAGAACGACTGGGACAGGGAGAAACCCTGGACCAGATTATCTCCAGCATGGATGCGGTCGCAGAAGGGGTCAATACCACGCGAAGCGTATACGACCTCGCCGATGCGAAAGGACTCGATATGCCGATCACCACGGAAATCTACCGTGTTCTGTTTGAAGGCAAATCGCCGGACGATGCAACGCAAACATTAATGACACGCCCCCAACGCGAAGAATAATTTTCCCGGCAATGTGTGAGATACATTACATCGCGTTAGGAGCGTCTTAGATACCTTACACCTTTGAAGCTCTCGAAATTGTCATTCACACCAACTCAGGAGTCTTTCCATGCGATTCTCTGGACTGCTTATTACTTCCCTCATGGTTTCCCTGTCATTTTCTTCTCTCGCTCAGGCAGAAACCTGGCCGCAATTTCGCGGTACAAACGGCAGTGGAATTTCCACTGAGAAAAATCTGCCCGCGAAATGGTCTGAGCAAGAAGGAATCCTCTGGTCTGCCTCATTACCTGGACGTGCCAATTCCTCTCCCGCAGTGACCGCCAATCGGATTGATGTCACCACGAAAACCGATGATAACGGACTGTGGATTCTTTCATTTGATCGCAAAAGTGGTCAGGAAATTCGCAAAGTCAAGGTCGGCTCCGGATCGTTGTCAGCTCCGGGACCACGTAATCTGTGGGCCGACCGTCATAACTCAGCCACCCCGTCTCCCATTTCTGATGAGCAGAATATCTGGGCTTTTTTCGGTACGGGATTGCTGGTCTGCCTGGATGCGGAGTCGGGAGAAATTGTCTGGAAACGAGATCTGGTCAAAGACTATGGACCTTACAATATCACCTTCGGCATGGGGTCAACACCGCGGTTGTGGGGAGACCTGTTAATTGTCACCTGCATGACCAAAGGCCCCTCTTATGTCGTCGCTTTTGATAAACAAACCGGAAAAGAAGTCTGGAAAGCCAATCGGAAATTGCCCGCTCAAAAAGATGGTGCCGACGCCTACACAACGCCCACCATTTTTCAGAACGACGACAAAACCGAACTGCTGGTTTCCGGTTCCGATCATGTGAATGCCTACGACCCTCAAACGGGAAAACAGCTCTGGATTGCCGGCGGTCTGGATATTCCCAGCCCGTTTGGCCGGATCATCGCGGCCCCTGTAGCGAATGCAAATCTTGTGATTGCCACATCGGGGAACCCGGGTGGCGGCGGACTGGGATACATCAAAGCATTCAAACAAGGTGCGACAGGTAATATCACCCAATCCGGCCTGTTGTGGAAGTATGATGTTTCCACTCCCGATTCTTCGACTCCCCTGATTCTGAACGGCAAACTTTATATGGTGAGCCAGAATGGAGTCGCGACCTGCCTGAATTTGCAAGATGGCAAATCGCTCTGGAAAAAGCGGATGAAGGGACAATACTTTTCTTCATTGGTCGCCGGTGATGGAAAAGTCTATTTCCTCAGTACCGATGGACTTTGTACGGTGATTGATGCTGACAGCGGAGAGGTCATCGCTGAAAATCAATTACCGGGTACGTTCTATTCCACTCCTGCAATTAGTGAAGGAGTCATCTACCTGCGTTCCTTTGATCGACTTTACGCCATCAAAGGCAAATAAGAAAACAGAGGCCCCTTCTGGAACGAATTCAGAAGGGGCTTTTTCTTTTCTACGCGATTTAATTCTTAGCAGATCGCAGCCTCGTCAGGCACGACCGGCAAGTTCTGAAATCGCATGCCCTTGTGCCACTATCGGCGTAGGACGTCCTGTAAAATCCGGCAGGAAGGTGTTAGCATAATCGATGCCCAGATGAGCATAGATTGTCGCCAGAAAATCTTGTGGGGTCACGGCCCGTTCGACAGGCCCCTCTCCTTTTGGATCGGTGGCTCCAATCACCTGTCCGGTGCGAATGCCTCCACCGGCAAACAGCATCGAAGCGGCTCGCGGCCAATGATCGCGACCGGGCTGCCTGGTTCCCGCGCTCCCACTGGCTATCCCTGCCCCGGTGCTCTTCGCGTAAGAAATCTTGGGCGTACGACCGAATTCTCCCGCGACAACAACGAGCACGCGCTCATTGAGACCACGATCATAGATATCTTCAATCAAAGCTGTCACTGCCTGATCAAAATAGGGAGCGCGATATTTAAGGGCGTCAAAGACATGATGATTTACAGCGTGATCATCCCAGTTTCCCACTCGACCGCATAACGGGCCGGACAATTCCGTGGTGATAATCTCCACGCCCGCTTCGACAAGCCGCCGCGCCATGAGACATTGCTGCCCCCATTGATGCATTCCATAACGATCTCGTACGTTTTGTGGCTCGCGGGTTAAATCGAAGGCTTCGGCCGACTGTTTACTGGTCAACAGACTGCTTGCCTGCGACTCAAACTCATCCATCGCCCGCATTTCCCCTTCCAGGTCCAGGTCGCGGCGTAAGTGATCTAATTTTTGACGTAAGGAAATTCGTCTGGTAATCTGCCGCGTTTCCTGAATATCGGAGAGCCCGATGTTAGGAACCTTAAAGTCCGGTTTGCTCGGATCCCCCTGAATCTGGAACGGTCCTGCGCCCGGCCCCAGATAAGTCGGGCCGGCGATCTGAAAACTATCGTAGTTTGTAATCGCATTCACGCCGATGTAGTTCGGCAGCACGCTTTCTTTTTCACGCCTCAGATAATTGGCGACCGACATGAAATCGGGCAGCTTCGGCTTCTGTTTATCGATCCGATCTTTGTCGCCTCCAAGCACTTGCAATGAGCCGGCAGGATGTCCGCCACCAGTATGCGTGATCGAACGCAAAATCGAAAACTTATCGGAAATTTGAGCATGACGCGGCAACAACTCGCCCAGGAACATGCCCTCGGATTTGGTCGCAATCGGAGAAAAAGGGCCCTTATATTCCGCAGCCGCTTCCGGTTTGGGATCATAGGTCTCCAGGTGACTGATTCCGCCACGACACCAGACCAGAATCACCGCAGTACGTTCTTTGGCTTTCTTTGTCGCATTAGCCGCCTGTAATTGATACAGCCCCGGCAAGGAAAGGCTTCCGAACCCACCCAGGCCGAACTTCAAAAATTGACGCCGTGCAGCTGCATGCTTCTGCAACTTTGAGCTCTGCTCTGATGACTGATTCTGCATATCGTCAACCATGATTCCTAACGAATATTCTTTAGCAGCGAGATGAGCCGCCCCTGCTGATTACATCGGAATTATAACATATGTCACCAGACCGTGTCTAACACGCAATAGAAGGATTCTGGCCGGATTGCGTTTTCCAATCATTGAGATCACCTGAATCGTTTCATTTTATCACGATCCATATTCCATCCAGCTCAATTAATAAGTTCCCTGGAACGGAGCATCACCCCTGCAGCTGAAAAGTGCTTTCTAAGGATTTCAAACAATATCGATTGATTCAGACAATCTCTCAAAGTGCTTCCCGTCCGGTCAGGATCGACAGTCCCCCATCCTGCTAGGGATTGAATAAAAAAAGCCTCAATCCAAAAAAAATGAAACGGCACGAACTGGAATGCTGAAAGAATCAAACTCTCTGATACATAACAGATTAGATTATTCAGATCTGCGACTCAGCTGCATTACCGATATGCCGACAGTAAGGAAAATTGGACCTCGTTATAATTTTTTAATTGACTGATCGTTTTGGACAGGTAATATGAACCGACAAGCACCATGTCGTTCACTAACAACATCTGAATGTTTTGCGGCTAGAACACACTTAAACCATATCACATGTGTATCTATCGCCATCACAGACACTCGTTGGACGCAGGTAAGGAGATTTCACATGGCTCTTTTCTCTCATCGCTTCTCGCATCATTTATGGATTCTCTGTCTTACGAATGCGTTTGCCTTCTTTTTTATCGCCGATGTTATGCCCGCCGCAGATAGCTTAGAGATGAGCCAGGAGGAGCGCAAAGAATGGAAAAGCTCTCCCAAAACAAAGGAGGAGCTTGATCCGCAGACGCGAGAACAATACGAAAAACTCAGAGCAAAGCTCTCTGAGGCCGAAAAGGAATACGACCAGCTCAAACAAAAGACTGCTGCCGAAAATGAGTTGCTCGAAACCGCATACCGTTTACGACAGGAAGCCAGTGCCACCGAACAACAGCTTAAACCGGCAGCAAAACAGGTGAAAAATTATTTCAAGCGTTTTAGTGGCGGATCGCTACAAAACCAGAATCAATTACGAAACGCATTCACCAAGCTTAAAGAATATGAATTCTTCACCGAGATGGAAAACAACCCCGTCTTCCGTCCCTATGTTCTATTCTTTGCCAGGCAAATGATTTTAGAACTTCAAAATTCTTCGCAGTCTGGAAACAAACGATCCGATTTCGTACAAGATCTGCTCCCGCAGCCGGATGCAAAAATCACAGAATCGCAAGCGCTAGAAATTTATCTCAAGATTTTGGAACGTTATAAGGACCAGGCACTAGCCAAGGTTGGCAACACATCCAATTTTGATCAACTTCTTCCCTTCGTTCAGGAATACATCGAAGCGAAAGTCAAGAACGACTTCCAGTTTCTCATCTGCGACACTTACTATCGCTTGAATAAACCGGTTTCTGAATCGGTAGCCAAGCAGAACATTTCTGAATTACATCAGCAACTCTCAGAGGTCTGGCCTCGCTGGCGATGGGCCGAAGCTCCCGAAGAAATTCGGAATCCCCCAAATCAGCGCGGAAACCTGAATGCCATGAACGGCGATTATCGCTGGTGGCTGCTGATCGTAAATATTGCTGTCATCGTGTTGCTGATCGGCGTGTTGATAATCCGTCGTCATCTGCGCGAACGTGGCAGTCATGTGTGATCTTAAGCTCTCTGCCTTTTTGATGAATGGAGGATGTGATGGCTGCATTAGAAAATACGGACGTCAGTAATTCAGATGATGATACACTGTCACGTCGCCGTTTTATCCGGAAAGTTGGTGGGGCAACTTTTGCCATCACACTATTTGACATTGCGGATTTCTCAATGAATGTCGCTGCCGCAGCGGGCTGTGGCAGTGGCACCAGCGATGCCGCCTGCAATACGGGAAGTCCGGCGACCCCCGATTCCAATTGCGGACAAACTGCCAGTCCTGGATTCAATACGAGTGGCCCGAATGGAATGGATCATGATGAAGCATGTTCGGCAACGGACAATGATGGCAACTGCCAGATGTCGCAACTCCCCAACGCCGGCAATGAAGTTGATGAAAACTGCAGTGCCACCAGTATCGACGCCGATCAGAACTGCGGTGACTGTGACGACCATCACCAGACTGACGAGCATTGTTCAAAGGGGCTGGCCACAGGTGGGACAGATCCGGACGAAATGTGCGGTCATCAGCACAATATCGGACTAGCTGAGGATCAAAACTGTAGTGCAACGGTTACCGACGTTGGTTGCGGGGTACATACAACCTCATACGGAGGCACAGATCGTGATACTGACCAGCATTGTGTCGGAGGCAATGCTGATATGAATTGTGCCTCATCAGCCGGGGTAGATTCAAACTGTAATGCGTCGACATTTCCTTCCAATACTTCGCCGGACGAACGCTGTGGGACCGTGGCAGGTGCCACGACGGATTACGACGCCGCCTGTAGTCATTACGACGCTGATGAATCCTGCTCTTCAACCTCGACTGATGAATCGTGTGGTACTTTTCCAGGACCATTTAACGACAACACGGACGAGCACTGTCCTTCACCAAGCCAGGATCAATCCGATGTGCCGAACGAAGGCCCGCTCAACCCCTGGTGTCCCAATACCGGTGATGCTGATTACTGGGATCCACCACCACCACCGCCACCTGGTGGTTAAACCACCATTGTTTAGATCGTGTTTCAGTTTGCTTTGTATCCGAATTTAAATACCAGCGCCGGCGAGGGAACTTATGCAACACCAAATCGATTGTACGTCAGAACCCACTGGTTCTTTTTCCAGTTTAGAAGCGCTCGAGATTGACCCTCGTTCGTTTCATGTCTTCGAATATCAGGGAGACCGGCTATTATTTGATCGAGCCACAGGTACTACATCGGGCCTGAACGATCTTGCGTTTACGGTCCTGCAACAGATCCAGGAAGGCACCCCCCTTCCGAAAACGATGGATGCGATCTCAGCGAATTATCCAGATTTGGATGCAGCTGGTGTGTTACTGGCTTTGCACGATTTGAAGCAACGGGGGTTCTTTCGTTTTGAAGAAGCGCATCACGCGACAGAACAAGACTTGGAATATCTCTGGAATCATAAGCCCCGTCGGATTCAAATGCTGATGGCCGAAGGGTGCAATCTTGGCTGCCGCTACTGTTATCAATGGAGGAACGGCACGAATCAGAAGCACACACTGATGCCATGGCCCGTTGCGAAACAGTCCGTCGATTATTTAGTCTGGCGATCTGGAAATCGCAACGATCTGCAAGTGACCTTCTTTGGTGGGGAACCGCTACTCAACTACCCCATGATCAAACGCGTGGTGAATTACTGTAAAACGATTGAGAAAACGTCGAACAAACAGTTCACATTTGAATTGATTACCAATGGGACGCTCCTCTCAGAAGATGTCGTTGATTTCATCGTCGAACATCGATTCCTCCTGTTTATCAGTCTCGATGGTTGGCGCGAAATGCACGAATACAACCGACCGGCGATGGACGGACAAGGTTCATACGATACGATCGTCCGCAATGCTGTTTACGCAAATAAACAATACGAAAAACACAAACTACCACTCATCAAGATCCGAGCCAACTTGACAAATCGATACCATGACAAGAAAAAAGTATCGCAATTCTTTGAAGAGTTGGGCTTCAAACTGATTGGCATCGGGCCGATTGAACCATTACCGCACGGCGATCCCTCTCCCGCCGCCCTGACCGAAGAACAGATGGACGCGCTGGCTGAAAAATCAGAACAGGATCTGCTGGACGTTGTGGAAACCCTGAAAAGACGCGAACACGTCGGCCCCTTCGAAATGAGAAAACTTCATCAAGCCAGACGACCGCTTAAGAAAAATGGAACCCTGGGGGTCACTTGTGGAGTCTGCCGTAATACCACAGTCGTTGATAACAGGGGGAATATGTATCCCTGCCACCGTTATGGTGAAATGCAGGAATATGTCATCGGACATATTTCCTCCGGGCTCGATCGGGCTCTGGTCATGAAGTACTATCAGAAAATCAATGCGCATACCACGAAGGACTGTCACGACTGTTGGATTCGCGATTACTGCTCCGGAGGATGTGCCTGGCTTCTTTCAGATAAAGAAGGCAACATTCACCACCCGACCAAAGCGGAGTGCACCCGACGCCGTAAGTCGATGGAACAACGCCTCTGGCTGCGAAAAGATTTACGGGAAAATTTCCCAGGATGGATGGAACGCGACGAGGAAACTTCCATCGATAGTTGGGACTGGAATGAAAAATTCGCAGTGCCGGAAAAGTTCAGCAACTGCACTGAGGAAGAAGATTTAGCGGGAGTGCAGTTTGTACAACTAAGTTCTGGATTAAATCAACAGAACAACACAGCATCTCCAGGCTGTTCTTCCTGCAGTGAGGCATCCTCTGGCAGCTGTGGTTGCAGCACTTCGTCTGAGGAAGGACAATTCGCCACACTGGTGCCACTCACTGATCCCAGCCTGAAAAACAAAAAGGAATAATCTTCCCGTATCATTATTCTCCATACCACCCGGTATCGAGTACGTCTGATAGCATGATAGTAATATTGCTAGTGAAAAAATGCAGAAGAATCGATCTGGTTTTCAGGTGTTCAAGACGTTCTACAGCTCTCGAAATCCCTGTGAACGATATTGTCATCTGTCACAAATTGCAGAAGGGGGGCTGGCATATATTTACCGGGCTTACGATCCGGAATCTGATTCCTGGGTAGCACTGAAAATACTGAAAAGCAAATGCGCCCGTTCGCGACGATGCACACAGGCTTTTTGCCGGGAAATGTATCTGCTTTCTCTGTTCAAGCATGAAAACATTGTACCTTTCTTCGCAGGTGGTTTAACTGAAAACCACCTGCCCTTCTTAGCACTGGAATTGCTCGAGGGAGATACACTGAGAGAAGCGATTCGCGAGAAAACGTTTTCGGTTTCAGATGCACTCCCCATCATTCTTGATCTACTAAAGGCACTGACAGAGATTCATAAACACGAAGTCGTCCACCTGGATCTCAAACCCCAAAATATTTTCCTGACGATGAATACCAATGCGCCCTGCCGACAATCTACGAAATTACTGGACTTCGGATCGTGTCAGGCAGCGACCAATTTACACTCGTGCCAACTTGACCCAACCTGGCTGCATCCCACTTATCCCGGAGCAACACCAGGTTATGCCTCGCCGGAGCAAATGGCACTCTATCTCTCTGGTAAGACTTCGCCCCTTGATCCTCGTTCCGACCTGTATTCGCTCGGTGTTGTCGCATTCGAAATGCTGACGGGAACATTGCCTTATCATCTGCCTCGGCGCAGAGACGATTGGCTCGATTCCCTAGAATATTTTGCCAGTAAAGATCACAAACGTGTTGTGAGCAGTCTCCCAGTTCCCTTAAACCGCTTCATCGAAAAATGCTTCACTTCTGACCCTGAGCAAAGATGGTTCAACGCACATGAAGCAATTGATTTTTTAGAAAGATACCAGCAGACAACCTGCCAGCCAGATGCTTCGGACTATTCTCTTGGATAAAAACGGGGTATCAAAAACAAAAGCCCCTGATCGAAGAAATCAAGGGCTTAGATCAAAATAATGACTTGAATTAAAGCTGTCCTGCCATCTGCTTCGCGATTTTCTTGGTTTGGGCCGGTGAAGAGGCGGCTTCCAGTTTTTCCAGATCGGAAAGCAGCTTGTCGGCTTTCGCAGCATCCGATTGCTTCAGACCTTCCAGTGTTTCACGAAAGCCCATCGCGGCACTTCCCATTTCGCCTGTTTGTGCAATCGATTCCAAAGCAGTTTTCATATCGGCTGTTGAAGTAATATTGTTCGTTTCAGCAGCGGCATCTTCACTACCGGCATCACCGCCTCCACAGCCCACGCAAGTCATGACAAACAGCATTAGAATGGTCGGAATTGCTTTCATCGTTCTGGTCCTTTTTCGATCGGA
This window of the Gimesia fumaroli genome carries:
- a CDS encoding outer membrane protein assembly factor BamB family protein — protein: MRFSGLLITSLMVSLSFSSLAQAETWPQFRGTNGSGISTEKNLPAKWSEQEGILWSASLPGRANSSPAVTANRIDVTTKTDDNGLWILSFDRKSGQEIRKVKVGSGSLSAPGPRNLWADRHNSATPSPISDEQNIWAFFGTGLLVCLDAESGEIVWKRDLVKDYGPYNITFGMGSTPRLWGDLLIVTCMTKGPSYVVAFDKQTGKEVWKANRKLPAQKDGADAYTTPTIFQNDDKTELLVSGSDHVNAYDPQTGKQLWIAGGLDIPSPFGRIIAAPVANANLVIATSGNPGGGGLGYIKAFKQGATGNITQSGLLWKYDVSTPDSSTPLILNGKLYMVSQNGVATCLNLQDGKSLWKKRMKGQYFSSLVAGDGKVYFLSTDGLCTVIDADSGEVIAENQLPGTFYSTPAISEGVIYLRSFDRLYAIKGK
- a CDS encoding DUF1501 domain-containing protein; the encoded protein is MVDDMQNQSSEQSSKLQKHAAARRQFLKFGLGGFGSLSLPGLYQLQAANATKKAKERTAVILVWCRGGISHLETYDPKPEAAAEYKGPFSPIATKSEGMFLGELLPRHAQISDKFSILRSITHTGGGHPAGSLQVLGGDKDRIDKQKPKLPDFMSVANYLRREKESVLPNYIGVNAITNYDSFQIAGPTYLGPGAGPFQIQGDPSKPDFKVPNIGLSDIQETRQITRRISLRQKLDHLRRDLDLEGEMRAMDEFESQASSLLTSKQSAEAFDLTREPQNVRDRYGMHQWGQQCLMARRLVEAGVEIITTELSGPLCGRVGNWDDHAVNHHVFDALKYRAPYFDQAVTALIEDIYDRGLNERVLVVVAGEFGRTPKISYAKSTGAGIASGSAGTRQPGRDHWPRAASMLFAGGGIRTGQVIGATDPKGEGPVERAVTPQDFLATIYAHLGIDYANTFLPDFTGRPTPIVAQGHAISELAGRA
- a CDS encoding NAD(P)H-dependent glycerol-3-phosphate dehydrogenase — its product is MDTKVAILGGGGMATACATLLTESSEIDVSMWVRKPAVAEDLRTHRENKRLLPGVTFSETIHVTSDIDEAVADADFLVVAIPTEFLRAALHTLAPHLQNGTPVISVIKGIEKETFYRPSEIIADVLGPRPVVALGGPSHAEEIARRLPASVVAASGDIQLAKQTQKLFSTERFRVYTNVDIVGVELAGALKNVIAIAAGICDGGKYGDNAKSAIMTRGLVEMNRFGSALGAEPATFSGLAGVGDLITTCMSPFGRNRSLGERLGQGETLDQIISSMDAVAEGVNTTRSVYDLADAKGLDMPITTEIYRVLFEGKSPDDATQTLMTRPQREE
- a CDS encoding serine/threonine protein kinase; the protein is MQKNRSGFQVFKTFYSSRNPCERYCHLSQIAEGGLAYIYRAYDPESDSWVALKILKSKCARSRRCTQAFCREMYLLSLFKHENIVPFFAGGLTENHLPFLALELLEGDTLREAIREKTFSVSDALPIILDLLKALTEIHKHEVVHLDLKPQNIFLTMNTNAPCRQSTKLLDFGSCQAATNLHSCQLDPTWLHPTYPGATPGYASPEQMALYLSGKTSPLDPRSDLYSLGVVAFEMLTGTLPYHLPRRRDDWLDSLEYFASKDHKRVVSSLPVPLNRFIEKCFTSDPEQRWFNAHEAIDFLERYQQTTCQPDASDYSLG
- a CDS encoding radical SAM/SPASM domain-containing protein; translated protein: MQHQIDCTSEPTGSFSSLEALEIDPRSFHVFEYQGDRLLFDRATGTTSGLNDLAFTVLQQIQEGTPLPKTMDAISANYPDLDAAGVLLALHDLKQRGFFRFEEAHHATEQDLEYLWNHKPRRIQMLMAEGCNLGCRYCYQWRNGTNQKHTLMPWPVAKQSVDYLVWRSGNRNDLQVTFFGGEPLLNYPMIKRVVNYCKTIEKTSNKQFTFELITNGTLLSEDVVDFIVEHRFLLFISLDGWREMHEYNRPAMDGQGSYDTIVRNAVYANKQYEKHKLPLIKIRANLTNRYHDKKKVSQFFEELGFKLIGIGPIEPLPHGDPSPAALTEEQMDALAEKSEQDLLDVVETLKRREHVGPFEMRKLHQARRPLKKNGTLGVTCGVCRNTTVVDNRGNMYPCHRYGEMQEYVIGHISSGLDRALVMKYYQKINAHTTKDCHDCWIRDYCSGGCAWLLSDKEGNIHHPTKAECTRRRKSMEQRLWLRKDLRENFPGWMERDEETSIDSWDWNEKFAVPEKFSNCTEEEDLAGVQFVQLSSGLNQQNNTASPGCSSCSEASSGSCGCSTSSEEGQFATLVPLTDPSLKNKKE